From a region of the Dictyostelium discoideum AX4 chromosome 2 chromosome, whole genome shotgun sequence genome:
- a CDS encoding EGF-like domain-containing protein, with protein sequence MIKKILLIILTLAIINSFSTINNLIIGVEGQFQLYDITNQEEGAYNRYPDSTNQKICSYVFSIAIVDYSNSGTNLMVFTNDTDATVSLINKKEYGGIATVIVKNKTPNTYTLLINATLQNDQIIYKNISITYSCEYIPRELMKVNVLTSNNYKFTLFPYTATIHFAGLKYPLNLLNVSSPSNVAMSLEGYSNLFFVGVGFDKNNLISEFNISIRFLDSSDQQYTVNITIPFLYFSKMNVEEKDITFKIYPNQTDVKEFGINCSPVYSITLNETIEYDPLFIEDITNNIPTPSYEIPGKGTTFIGQVHTQYSIFAKINNSLTTIYSDPNLNVFNNFNFTFPNVIVEPISVPLTLNSTMFSFGFNSNTQYETFSFYFRWNLGFQYIFSWPFGFESGQNSNYSLKASFLKPTYSPNNFGLLTFNNRNLNIQIDNTINSSLLPLELESCKVIYLFEQFHLLRIKIKPTYKEIGYNLFIQINDDDANGIYRQESLVDAENNIYEIVYDFKGRGFQFLSIGDSTFKKSQVYYLNSYFSINPFSVIDYKAPTILPVLIENITFLKNYIDVANKSVDNIIYFNYNGTQTHSNPSASFSLFILNSNTTDSNIDFNSLKFATWNSTISKYQIKFTVLANTRPGPLSFFLWCGFRAITNDMFPLSSQLIVVSKHFDEYGPIFSNIEKVNSTNEFGWKFTIDDPINGFDYGDIIVRGEMDSSTYKFHLTTQNLTRGDKFNGDYQINITLPSKCASQNYIITQVKLYDTQGYSGEFSVVNGIDGIKNVFINYLSDPTINKVYKTCSGENDGIDSSPPILTSFIPILRQNSDGTQYLLFNFEAVDIESGLKDKQYPIVYIQTIEAQTLECVSSIISINETAATYTCTINLPIGFGYNSDIIFSVYGFINNGGYYSGYSSESLNNLSFIYTINNIAFNKVIQITKCSKFNSFDSELWITGRCFNSTQQVYVKYEGDSSFNQIIVPTTVYWSAMFIKNIKPTDKPFIIKVSDLPLTSNEFTVNPIVYNFIDPTPTQTPIPTSSPIPTNKPQTCLGEPVCGGSKQGFCSPSGCICYPPWIGNDCNSQVIIIPQPSTNTSQPSTELPIIDNNNQTSNSTNYLFKSLISIVSLRELDFNSNQVNLYTFDKWIYTPINNIKSQYFTSIQSGDTKSTNPLITNITVTLEWFNQTKIIQFANNNITMNPSSIKYTIEITEYKFLNQLNSLQLVMSALFESSTSKDTCSLKEFGDTSDGDNSNFFKIQIDDHSLYGRFIKRAIIDSKVSSIENQLLDSKMNSVQTSSVSQSFIGITIPNYKQSIIIDPDFSVLVDSKPVSNNDNNSICTSNKSKLTSAQLAGIIIGSVAFATVVIVSVVYLVVKNKKSVLFQRKVQNKLQKMN encoded by the exons atgataaagaaaattttattgataatCCTAACATTGGCGATAATAAATAGCTTttcaacaataaataatttaataattgggGTTGAAGGACAGTTTCAATTGTATGATATTACAAATCAAGAAGAAGGTGCTTATAATAGATACCCAGATtcaacaaatcaaaaaatttgttCATATGTTTTTTCGATTGCAATAGTTGATTACTCGAATAGTGGAACAAATTTGATGGTTTTCACCAATGACACAGATGCAACAGTCTCTCTAATCAATAAGAAAGAATATGGAGGAATTGCCACAGTTatagttaaaaataaaacaccaAATACTTatacattattaataaatgcaACATTGCAAAAtgatcaaattatttataaaaatatctcAATAACTTATTCTTGTGAAT ATATCCCTCGAGAATTGATGAAGGTCAATGTTTTAACAAGtaacaattataaatttacacTTTTTCCTTATACAGCAACAATACACTTTGCAGGTTTAAAATATCCACTAAATTTGCTAAATGTTTCAAGTCCTTCAAATGTTGCAATGAGCTTAGAGggatattcaaatttattcttTGTTGGTGTAggatttgataaaaataatttaatatcagaGTTTAATATATCAATAAGATTCTTGGATAGTTCAGATCAACAATATACTGTAAATATTACAAttccttttttatatttttcaa aaATGAATGTAGAAGAAAAGGATATTACATTTAAGATCTACCCAAACCAAACTGATGTTAAAGAATTTGGAATTAATTGTTCACCAGTTTACTCTATTACATTAAATGAAACCATTGAATATGAtccattatttattgaagatattacaaataatattccAACTCCATCATATGAAATACCAGGAAAAGGTACAACATTCATTGGCCAAGTTCATACACAATATTCTATTTTCgcaaaaattaataactcATTAACAACAATTTATAGTgatccaaatttaaatgttttta ataattttaattttacatttCCAAATGTCATTGTTGAACCAATATCAGTACCTTTAACATTAAACTCAACAATGTTTTCATTTGGATTCAATTCAAATACCCAGTATGaaacattttcattttattttagatgGAATTTAGGTTTTCAATATATCTTTAGTTGGCCATTTGGGTTTGAAAGTGGTCAAAATTCAAACTATTCTTTAAAagcatcatttttaaaacccACATATTCGCCAAACAATTTTGGTTTATTGACCTTTAATAAtcgaaatttaaatattcaaatagaCAATA caataaattcatcattaCTACCATTAGAATTAGAATCATGTAAAGTTATATACCTTTTTgaacaatttcatttattaagaattaaaataaaaccaacATATAAAGAGATTGGTTATAATCTTTTCATTcaaattaatgatgatgatgcaaATGGAATATATAGACAAGAATCATTGGTAGATgctgaaaataatatatatgaAATTGTTTATGATTTTAAAGGGCGTggttttcaatttttatctATTGGAGattcaacttttaaaaagagtcaagtttattatttaaatagttatttttcaattaatccaTTTTCAGTTATAGATTATAAAGCTCCAACAATATTACCTGTTTTAATAGAAaatattacatttttaaaaaattatattgatGTGGCAAATAAATCAgttgataatataatttatttcaattataatGGTACTCAAACCCATAGTAATCCTTCAGCTTCATTctcactttttattttaaatagtaataccACAGATTCTAATATAGATTTCAATAGTTTAAAGTTTGCAACTTGgaattcaacaatttcaaaatatcaaattaaatttacagtTCTTGCAAACACTAGACCTGGTCCACTCAGTTTCTTTTTATGGTGTGGTTTTCGAGCAATAACAAATGATATGTTTCCTTTATCATCACAACTAATAGTTGTTTCTAAACATTTCGATGAATATGGACCAATATTTAGTAATATTGAAAAGgttaattcaacaaatgaaTTTGGTTGGAAATTTACAATAGATGATCCAATTAATGGTTTTGATTATGGTGATATTATAGTGAGAGGTGAAATGGATAGTTCAACTTATAAATTCCATTTAACAACTCAAAATTTAACAAGAggtgataaatttaatggtgattatcaaattaatataacTTTACCAAGTAAATGCGCATctcaaaattatattatcacACAAGTTAAATTATATGATACTCAAGGTTATTCAGGTGAATTTTCAGTAGTTAATGGAATAGATGGTATTAAAAatgtatttataaattatttatcagatccaacaataaataaagtaTATAAAACATGTAGTGGTGAAAATGATGGTATCGATAGTTCACCACCAATTTTAACTTCATTCATACCAATATTAAGACAAAATAGTGATGGTActcaatatttattattcaacTTTGAAGCAGTAGATATTGAAAGTGGtttaaaagataaacaaTATCCAATTGTTTACATTCAAACAATAGAAGCACAAACACTTGAATGTGTATCATCTATTATTTCAATAAACGAAACAGCTGCAACCTATACATGTACCATCAATTTACCAATAGGATTTGGATACAATTCAGATATTATTTTCAGTGTTTATGGATTCATTAATAATGGCGGTTATTATAGCGGATATTCAAGCGAATcactaaataatttatcttttatatatacaattaataatatagcTTTTAATAAAGTAATACAAATCACAAAATGcagtaaatttaattcatttgataGCGAGTTATGGATAACAGGTAGATGTTTCAATTCAACGCAACAAGTATATGTAAAATATGAAGGAGACTCAAGctttaatcaaataatagtacCAACTACAGTTTATTGGAGTGCaatgtttattaaaaatattaaaccaaCTGATAAACCATTCATTATCAAAGTTTCAGACCTACCACTCACATCAAATGAATTCACTGTCAATCCAAtagtttataattttatagatccaacaccaacacaaaCACCAATACctacatcatcaccaatacCAACGAATAAACCACAAACATGTTTAGGTGAACCAGTATGTGGTGGATCAAAACAAGGTTTTTGTTCGCCAAGTGGATGTATTTGTTATCCACCTTGGATTGGTAATGATTGTAATTCACAAGTTATAATTATACCACAACCATCAACAAATACATCACAGCCATCAACTGAATTACCAATTATCGATAACAATAATCAAACATCAAATAgtacaaattatttattcaaatcaTTGATTTCAATTGTATCATTAAGAGAATTAGATTTTAATTCGAATCAAGTTAATTTATATACATTTGATAAATGGATTTAtacaccaattaataatattaaaagtcAATACTTTACAAGTATCCAAAGTGGTGatacaaaatcaacaaatccATTAATAACTAATATTACTGTAACTTTAGAATGGTTCAATCAAACAAAAATCATTCAATtcgcaaataataatataacaatGAATCCATCAAGTATTAAAtatacaattgaaattacagaatataaatttttaaatcaattaaatagtCTTCAACTTGTAATGTCAGCATTATTCGAATCATCAACTTCCAAAGATACTTGttcattaaaagaatttggaGATACAAGCGATGGTGATAATTCAAACttctttaaaattcaaattgatGACCATTCACTTTATGGTAGATTCATTAAAAGAGCAATCATCGATTCAAAAGTatcttcaattgaaaatcaattattagattCAAAAATGAACTCAGTTCAAACATCATCAGTATCACAATCATTCATTGGTATTACAATACCAAACTATAAacaatcaataattattgaTCCAGACTTTTCAGTATTAGTAGATAGTAAACCAgtatcaaataatgataataattcaatttgtacatcaaataaatcaaaactaACAAGTGCTCAACTCgctggtattattattggttccGTTGCTTTTGCCACTGTAGTTATTGTATCAGTTGTTTACTTGGTtgtgaaaaacaaaaaatcgGTTTTGTTCCAAAGAAAAGTACAAaacaaattacaaaaaatgaaCTGA
- a CDS encoding hypothetical protein (Similar to Dictyostelium discoideum (Slime mold). glycoprotein 24A), with product MIIKNNDGESTISGKAITLPTPMIFPPPLFIRFIQYKTDGKLWSNENFEINSGKVECNGEDYELVQSRCITQKIDDDSENVMDIRIMPSRPLNRDLPYFN from the exons atgataattaaaaataatgatggaGAATCAACAATAAGTGGAAaag cAATCACATTACCAACTCCAATGATCTTTCCACCACCTCTTTTTATTCGTTTTATTCAATATAAAACAGATGGTAAACTTTGGagtaatgaaaattttgaaatcaaTAGTGGAAAAGTTGAATGCAATGGAGAAGATTATGAACTTGTTCAATCAAGGTGTATAACTCAgaaaattgatgatgattcagaAAATGTAATGGACATTAGAATAATGCCATCTAGACCACTCAATAGAGATTTaccatattttaattaa
- a CDS encoding EGF-like domain-containing protein — protein MIKKILLIILTLVIINSFSTINNLIIGVEGQFQLYDITNQEEGAYNRYPDSTNQKICSYVFSIAIVDYSNSGATLNVFTNDTDAMVYQIIRKEYGGIATVIVKNKTPNTYTLLINATLQNGQNIYKNISITYSCEYIPRELMKVNVLTSNNYKFTINPYTTLIHFTGLKYQISYLNVSSPSWININNFYSNLLYVSVDFNKYNFVPESNISILFLDSSDQQYTVNITIPFFYFSKMNVEEKDITFKIYPNQTDVTVLGVNCSPVYSITLNETIEYDPLFIEDVSRRMPTPSYEIPGKGTTFIGYVYTQYSIFAQINNSLTTIYSNPNLNVSKNFNFTFPNVIVEPVSLPLILNSTMFSFGFTSSFQYAIFPFYFRWNLGFQYIFSWPFGFESGQNSNYSLKVSFLKPTYSPNNFGLLTFNNENFIIQIDNTINSSLLPLELESCKVIYLFEQFHLLIIKIKPTYKEIGYNLFIQINDDANAIYRQESLVDAENNIYEIVYDFKGRGFSVLSIGDSTFKKSQVYYVNSYFSINPFSVIDYKAPTILPVLIENITFLKNYIDVANKSVDNIIYFNYNGTQAHSDPSASFSLFILNSNTTESNIVFDSLKFATWNSTISKYQIKFTVLANTRPGPLSFFLMCGYQSSITNDMFPLSSQLFIVSKHFDAYGPIFSNIEKINSPNEFGWKFTIDDPINGFDYGDIIVRGEMDSSTYKFHLTTQNLTRGDKFNGDYQINITLPSKCASQNYIITQVKLYDTQGFSGEFYVVGEMDGIKNVFINYLSDPTINKVYKTCSGENDGIDSSPPILTSFIPILKQNSDGTQYLSFNFEAVDIESGLKDKQYPVVYIETIEVQTLECVSSIISINETAATYTCTIDLPIGFGYNSDIIFSVYGFINNGGYYSGYSSESLNNLSFIYTINNITFNKVIQITKCSKFNSFDSELWITGRCFNSTQQVYVKYEGDSSFNQIVPTTVYWSAIFIKNIKPTDKPFIIKVSDLPLTSNEFTVNPIVYNFIDPTPTQTPIPTSSPMPTNKPQTCLGEPVCGGSKQGFCSSSGCICYPPWIGNDCNSQVIIIPQPSTNTSQPSTELPIIDNNNQTSNSTNYLFKSLISIVSLRELDFNSNQVNLYTFDKWIYTPINNIKSQYFTSIQSGDTKSTNTLTTNITVTLEWFNQTTIIQFANNNITMNPSSIKYTIEITEYKFLKQLNSLQLVMSALFESSTSKDTCSLKVFGDTSDGDNSNFFKIQIDDHSLYGRFIKRAIIDSKVSSIENQLLDSKMNSIQTSSVSQSFIGITIPNYKQSIIIDPDFSVLVDSKPVSNNDNNSICTSNKSKLTSAQLAGIIIGSIAFATVVIVSVVYLVVKNRKSKKFQRKVQKKLQTIN, from the exons atgataaagaaaattttattaataatcctaacattggtgataataaatagcttttcaacaataaataatttaataattgggGTTGAAGGACAGTTTCAATTGTATGATATTACAAATCAAGAAGAAGGTGCTTATAATAGATACCCAGATtcaacaaatcaaaaaatttgttCATATGTTTTTTCGATTGCAATAGTTGATTACTCGAATAGTGGGGCAACTTTGAATGTTTTCACCAATGATACAGATGCAATGGTCTATCAAATCATTAGGAAAGAATATGGAGGAATTGCCACAGTTatagttaaaaataaaacaccaAATACTTatacattattaataaatgcaACATTGCAAAATGgtcaaaatatttataagAATATCTCAATAACTTATTCTTGTGAAT ATATCCCTCGAGAATTGATGAAGGTCAATGTTTTAACAAGtaacaattataaatttacaattaatcCTTATACAACATTAATACACTTTACAggtttaaaatatcaaatatCTTATCTAAATGTTTCAAGTCCTTCTTGGATAaacataaataatttttattcaaatttattatatgttAGTgtagattttaataaatataattttgtaCCAGAGTCTAATATATCAATACTTTTCTTGGATAGTTCAGATCAACAATATACTGTGAATATTacaattccttttttttatttttcaa aaATGAATGTAGAAGAAAAGGATATTACATTCAAGATCTATCCAAACCAAACCGATGTTACAGTACTTGGAGTTAATTGTTCACCAGTTTACTCTATTACATTAAATGAAACCATTGAATATGAtccattatttattgaagatGTTTCACGTCGTATGCCTACTCCATCATATGAAATACCAGGAAAAGGTACAACATTCATTGGTTATGTTTATACACAATATTCTATTTTCGCACAAATTAATAACTCATTAACAACAATTTATAGTAAcccaaatttaaatgtttcaa aaaactttaattttacatttCCAAATGTCATTGTTGAACCAGTATCATTACCTTTAATATTAAACTCAACAATGTTTTCATTTGGGTTCACTTCAAGTTTTCAGTATGCAatttttccattttattttagatgGAATTTAGGTTTTCAATATATCTTTAGTTGGCCATTTGGGTTTGAAAGTGGTCAAAATTCAAACTATTCTTTAAAagtatcatttttaaaacccACGTATTCGCCAAACAATTTTGGTTTATTGAcctttaataatgaaaattttattattcaaatagACAATA cgATAAATTCATCATTACTACCATTAGAATTAGAATCATGTAAAGTTATATACCTTTTTgaacaatttcatttattaataattaaaataaaaccaacATATAAAGAGATTGGTTATAATCTTTTCATTcaaattaatgatgatgcaAATGCAATATATAGACAAGAATCATTGGTAGATgctgaaaataatatatatgaAATTGTTTATGATTTTAAAGGGCGTGGATTTTCAGTTTTATCTATTGGAGattcaacttttaaaaagaGTCAAGTTTATTATGTAAATagttatttttcaattaatccaTTTTCAGTTATAGATTATAAAGCTCCAACAATATTACCTGTTTTAATAGAAaatattacatttttaaaaaattatattgatGTGGCAAATAAATCAgttgataatataatttatttcaattataatGGTACTCAAGCCCATAGTGATCCTTCAGCTTCATTctcactttttattttaaatagtaataccACAGAATCTAATATAGTTTTCGATAGTTTAAAGTTTGCAACTTGgaattcaacaatttcaaaatatcaaattaaatttacagtTCTTGCAAACACTAGACCTGGTCCACTCAGTTTCTTTTTAATGTGTGGTTATCAATCTTCAATAACAAATGATATGTTTCCTTTATCATCACAACTATTTATTGTTTCTAAACATTTCGATGCGTATGGACCAATATTtagtaatattgaaaaaattaattcaccaAATGAATTTGGTTGGAAATTTACAATAGATGATCCAATTAATGGTTTTGATTATGGTGATATTATAGTGAGAGGTGAAATGGATAGTTCAACTTATAAATTCCATTTAACAACTCAAAATTTAACAAGAggtgataaatttaatggtgattatcaaattaatataacTTTACCAAGTAAATGTGCATctcaaaattatattatcacACAAGTTAAATTATATGATACTCAAGGCTTTTCAGGTGAATTTTATGTAGTTGGTGAAATGGATGGTATTAAAAatgtatttataaattatttatcagatccaacaataaataaagtaTATAAAACATGTAGTGGTGAAAATGATGGTATCGATAGTTCACCACCAATTTTAACTTCATTCATaccaatattaaaacaaaatagtGATGGTACTCAATACTTATCATTCAACTTTGAAGCAGTAGATATTGAAAGTGGtttaaaagataaacaaTATCCAGTTGTTTATATTGAAACAATAGAAGTACAAACACTTGAATGTGTATCATCTATTATTTCAATAAACGAAACAGCTGCAACCTATACATGTACTATCGATTTACCAATAGGATTTGGATACAATTCAGATATTATTTTCAGTGTTTATGGATTCATTAATAATGGCGGTTATTATAGCGGATATTCAAGCGAATcactaaataatttatcttttatatatacaattaataatataacttTTAATAAAGTAATACAAATCACAAAATGcagtaaatttaattcatttgataGCGAGTTATGGATAACAGGTAGATGTTTCAATTCAACGCAACAAGTATATGTAAAATATGAAGGAGACTCAAGCTTTAATCAAATAGTACCAACTACAGTTTATTGGAGtgcaatttttattaaaaatattaaaccaaCCGATAAACCATTCATTATCAAAGTTTCAGACCTACCACTCACATCAAATGAATTCACTGTCAATCCAAtagtttataattttatagatccaacaccaacacaaaCACCAATACctacatcatcaccaatgCCAACGAATAAACCACAAACATGTTTAGGTGAACCAGTATGTGGTGGATCAAAACAAGGTTTTTGTTCATCAAGTGGATGTATTTGTTATCCACCTTGGATTGGTAATGATTGTAATTCACAAGTTATAATTATACCACAACCATCAACAAATACATCACAACCATCAACTGAATTACCAATTATCGATAACAATAATCAAACATCAAATAgtacaaattatttattcaaatcaTTGATTTCAATTGTATCATTAAGAGAATtagattttaattcaaatcaaGTTAATTTATATACATTTGATAAATGGATTTAtacaccaattaataatattaaaagtcAATACTTTACAAGTATTCAAAGTGGTGatacaaaatcaacaaatacaTTAACAACCAATATTACTGTAACTTTAGAATGGTTCAATCAAACGACAATTATTCAATtcgcaaataataatataacaatGAATCCATCAAGTATTAAAtatacaattgaaattacagaatataaatttttaaaacaattaaatagtCTTCAACTTGTAATGTCAGCATTATTCGAATCATCAACTTCCAAAGATACTTGTTCATTAAAAGTATTTGGAGATACAAGCGATGGTGATAATTCAAACttctttaaaattcaaattgatGATCATTCACTTTATGGTAGATTCATTAAAAGAGCAATCATCGATTCAAAAGTgtcttcaattgaaaatcaattattagattCAAAAATGAACTCAATTCAAACATCATCAGTATCACAATCATTCATTGGTATTACAATACCAAACTATAAacaatcaataattattgaTCCAGACTTTTCAGTATTAGTAGATAGTAAACCAgtatcaaataatgataataattcaatttgtacatcaaataaatcaaaactaACAAGTGCTCAACTCgctggtattattattggttctATTGCTTTTGCCACTGTAGTTATTGTATCAGTTGTTTACTTGGTTGTGAAAAAcagaaaatcaaaaaaattccaAAGAAAAGTACAAAAGAAATTACAAACAATTAACTGA